In Acidobacteriota bacterium, one DNA window encodes the following:
- a CDS encoding VWA domain-containing protein, which translates to MKASRTLAQWLGTLALLFCVATLIQAQGIILPRPCDVPGPRCAPPEWQQPLRVRSIHLKTKITDQAAVTHVEQVFVNESPYTLEGTYFFPLPDGVSISEFAMWDGDKRLVGEFRAREEARRIYDNIVRTRRDPALLEYAGKNLFQASVFPIGPHSEKKIELTYSQVLTGDAGTVGYRYPLGTGWRANGFINDVPRPLPGPRPIPRPMPPIRRMQEDGEQDSTRMPQPRPNVGVVAGEIEIVSRIALKGIYSPSHEIEVKRDGERRARITFETRATSGQPDLQLFYTLSEQEFGASLLTYREPGKEGYFMLLLAPKAELDEKAVAAKEVVFVLDTSGSMADDGKLEKARAALCFGVNALNARDRFNIVSFAGEEHLLSERLLNADANGKKQALEFIERLKATGGTNINDALLAAFKQLPASERPQMVVLLTDGQPTVGTTSASKIMSNAKEANRSNARLFTFGVGYDINTLLLDGLAGEGRGAVTYIEPKEDIELKVSSFFSKVNYPVLSDLKLDWGGSETELLYPRALPDLFHGAQQVLVGRYRPKADFKLTLTGKVAGRERRFVYDDLKFPETERDHEFLAHLWAMRRVGHLLDQIRLNGENKELRDEIVALGTRYGIVTPYTSALVLEPGMQVSERMPMPPPSPRRANRADAGSGGRVMTEAVTIAPAAPMGATSGEAAVKASKQKAEMERSEVVLTNPSANDAMRQVAGKTFYLRDGVWTDSEFKADAKLPEVSLKFASDEYFKLINQTPKLADFFALGQRVTVVWQGKVYRVVE; encoded by the coding sequence ATGAAAGCATCACGCACATTGGCACAGTGGCTCGGCACGCTGGCTTTACTGTTTTGTGTCGCAACTCTTATTCAAGCCCAAGGCATCATCCTGCCGCGCCCGTGCGACGTGCCGGGGCCGCGTTGCGCGCCGCCCGAATGGCAGCAGCCGTTGCGCGTCCGCAGCATTCACCTCAAAACCAAAATCACCGATCAGGCCGCCGTCACGCACGTCGAACAGGTCTTCGTCAACGAGTCGCCTTACACGTTGGAGGGCACCTATTTCTTCCCGCTGCCCGACGGCGTTTCGATCAGTGAGTTTGCGATGTGGGATGGCGACAAACGGCTCGTCGGCGAATTCCGCGCACGTGAAGAAGCCCGGCGCATTTATGACAACATCGTGCGCACACGCCGCGATCCGGCCTTGCTCGAATATGCGGGCAAGAATCTGTTTCAGGCCAGCGTCTTCCCCATCGGGCCGCACAGCGAAAAGAAAATCGAATTGACCTATAGCCAGGTGCTGACCGGTGACGCGGGCACGGTGGGCTATCGCTATCCGCTCGGCACGGGCTGGCGCGCGAACGGATTCATCAATGATGTGCCGCGCCCGCTGCCAGGGCCGCGTCCCATCCCGCGCCCAATGCCGCCGATTCGCCGTATGCAAGAAGACGGCGAGCAGGATTCAACGCGGATGCCGCAGCCGCGTCCGAACGTTGGTGTCGTTGCGGGCGAAATCGAAATCGTCTCGCGCATCGCGCTCAAAGGCATTTACTCGCCTTCGCACGAGATCGAAGTCAAACGCGACGGCGAACGGCGCGCGCGCATCACGTTCGAGACGCGCGCCACCAGCGGGCAACCCGACCTGCAACTGTTTTATACGTTGTCCGAACAGGAATTCGGCGCGTCGCTGCTGACCTACCGCGAACCGGGCAAGGAGGGCTATTTCATGCTGCTGCTCGCGCCCAAGGCCGAACTGGATGAGAAAGCCGTCGCGGCCAAAGAGGTCGTCTTTGTGCTCGACACGTCGGGTTCGATGGCGGATGACGGGAAGCTGGAAAAGGCGCGGGCAGCGTTGTGCTTCGGCGTCAATGCGCTGAATGCACGCGACCGTTTCAACATCGTCTCTTTCGCGGGCGAAGAGCATTTGCTGAGCGAACGCCTGCTCAACGCCGATGCCAACGGCAAAAAACAGGCGCTCGAATTCATCGAGCGTCTCAAAGCCACCGGCGGCACGAACATCAACGACGCGCTGCTGGCGGCGTTCAAACAATTGCCCGCCAGCGAACGTCCGCAAATGGTTGTGCTGTTGACCGACGGTCAGCCGACCGTGGGCACGACCAGCGCCAGCAAGATCATGAGCAATGCCAAAGAGGCCAATCGCAGCAACGCGCGGCTGTTTACGTTTGGGGTGGGCTACGACATCAACACGCTGCTGTTGGACGGGCTGGCGGGCGAAGGGCGCGGCGCGGTCACTTACATCGAACCTAAGGAAGACATCGAACTCAAGGTGTCGAGCTTTTTCTCGAAAGTGAATTACCCGGTGCTGAGCGATCTGAAACTGGATTGGGGCGGCAGCGAAACCGAATTGCTCTATCCGCGCGCGCTGCCCGATCTCTTCCACGGCGCGCAACAGGTGCTGGTCGGGCGCTATCGGCCCAAGGCGGATTTCAAATTAACGCTGACGGGCAAGGTGGCGGGGCGCGAACGGCGTTTCGTTTACGACGATTTGAAGTTCCCCGAAACCGAGCGCGACCACGAATTCCTGGCGCATCTGTGGGCCATGCGGCGCGTCGGTCATTTGCTCGATCAGATTCGGCTTAACGGCGAGAATAAGGAATTGCGCGATGAGATTGTCGCGTTGGGCACGCGTTACGGCATCGTGACGCCCTATACATCAGCGTTGGTGTTGGAGCCTGGAATGCAAGTCAGTGAGCGTATGCCGATGCCGCCGCCGAGTCCGCGCCGTGCGAATCGCGCAGATGCGGGGAGCGGAGGCCGGGTCATGACCGAGGCTGTGACCATCGCACCTGCCGCTCCGATGGGTGCGACCTCAGGCGAGGCCGCCGTCAAAGCCAGCAAACAAAAGGCTGAGATGGAACGGTCTGAAGTCGTGCTGACGAATCCGTCCGCCAATGACGCCATGCGCCAAGTCGCAGGCAAGACGTTTTATCTGCGCGACGGCGTCTGGACGGACAGCGAATTCAAGGCCGACGCCAAGCTGCCTGAAGTCAGTTTGAAATTCGCCAGCGACGAGTATTTCAAGCTCATCAACCAAACGCCGAAGCTGGCCGATTTCTTCGCGCTGGGCCAGCGCGTCACGGTGGTTTGGCAAGGCAAGGTTTATCGCGTGGTCGAATAG